From the Nostoc sp. PCC 7107 genome, the window TTTGCAGTTGAAAGTATTCGTTTACGCAGCATTGCTACGCAGCAAGCCAAGCGCAACACTCCAATTGTCGATAGAGAACGAGAAGTCAGCGATAACTATTCCTATAAGCGACGTAGAGACTATGAGGCTGAGGTAGAAGACGAATACGAACCACTACCTTATGAGGAAGAAGAACCGCCTGTTCGCCCCAGAATTCGGGCTGGCAAAGATGAACGCTCATCTCGTGATGATTATTATGAGGAGCAACCACCTCGTCGCGCTAACCGCCGCACTAGCACTGGTAATGAACGGACTGAAACAACGGATAAAAATCGACGACGGACTTCTACACGTTCAACAAGTCGTCCATCTGAGAGATCTGACGATGAAAGTTGGGGTTCATCTTCTGCTAGACAGGTAGATGATTGGGAAAATCCCAGTGATGAAGTGAGAAAATCTTCTCGTCGTGGTAATAACAGCACTCAGCGTCCAGATAGTCGGGAAGATGATGTTCCAGCTAGACAAAGAAAACGTCGTCCACCTGCTGAGACAAATTCTCGCCGTGAGAGTGCAGATGATGATGCGATCCCAACTGATTATGTCCCATATAAGCCGATTGACAGGTCTGATGATGAATCAGATAATTCAACTAATTTTGATGATGTATAAAAATGTTGGGATAGATGTAAGCTAGAGGCGATGTAAAAAATAACAGTTGAGGTGAATAAATTTACGCCTACTTTGTGGCTCCAAAGACCGATTCATTGGAGCCTGATTTTTGGCTTAATCAGCTTACTGGTATCTTGTGGTACTGGTGAGATTCCGCTTGGGCCTACTTCTTTGAATAGTCGTTATACGGAAGAACAACCGACGTTAAGTGGCAACGGTCGGTTTTTAGCATTTGTCTCAAATCGTAATGGGAGTCATCAATTATTGGTGTATGACTTGCAACAACAAATATTTGTCAGAACGCCGGGTTTAAACCGTTCGGA encodes:
- a CDS encoding Ycf66 family protein, which gives rise to MLNFGLNSASVLAQVNVGTNSASIIGIFLAVAGAALYFLRTVRPELSRDQDIFFAAVGLLCGFILIFQGWRLDPILQFGQLLLVGTTVFFAVESIRLRSIATQQAKRNTPIVDREREVSDNYSYKRRRDYEAEVEDEYEPLPYEEEEPPVRPRIRAGKDERSSRDDYYEEQPPRRANRRTSTGNERTETTDKNRRRTSTRSTSRPSERSDDESWGSSSARQVDDWENPSDEVRKSSRRGNNSTQRPDSREDDVPARQRKRRPPAETNSRRESADDDAIPTDYVPYKPIDRSDDESDNSTNFDDV